From the genome of Bradyrhizobium elkanii USDA 76, one region includes:
- the tagH gene encoding type VI secretion system-associated FHA domain protein TagH: protein MVLRFNIENEPTLPDGGPVSFTVTGRRSVDIGRDRHLDWTLPDPARMISGKHCEIHYRDGGYWLHDVSTNGTFLNGADQRMRGAHRLRNGDRLVIGHYVIGVSLDLDEPAEGTPSHGAQQQAPLARQHADYQELWAPGRDVPPPIDPQQLRKPREAARPVNPEFLDWAASVPPAGMDPVRHSPQMPQREPPLHDDMSWAAGPVATPKPPVDVLHAMPTPRRPSVWADDEAAVPPPPAPSPAGHMGAPRPQLAEPTPATAAPIGNPEFARLVARAAGLPDGFFADKTEAELAEQLGVILRMTVENLMALLQARTQAKQLTRSTSQTTIQAIENNPLKFSPTAEDAMRILFGPPTRSYLDAPHAFAQGFKDLKSHQLKTYAAMQHAVRGLIASIDPTLMARELELQRGARSLFGSNKSKLWDEFLTRWNAHLGRDESAPIDTFMLHFSEYYDRTDKSGSK from the coding sequence CGACCCTTCCAGACGGCGGCCCCGTGTCATTTACCGTCACCGGAAGGCGTTCGGTCGACATTGGCCGGGACCGCCATCTCGACTGGACATTGCCCGATCCGGCGCGGATGATTTCGGGGAAGCATTGCGAGATCCATTATCGCGACGGCGGCTACTGGTTGCACGACGTCTCGACCAACGGCACCTTTCTCAACGGTGCCGACCAGCGCATGCGGGGAGCGCACCGGCTGCGCAATGGCGATCGGCTCGTCATCGGCCACTATGTCATTGGCGTTTCGCTGGACCTGGATGAGCCTGCCGAGGGCACGCCGAGCCATGGCGCGCAGCAGCAAGCTCCGCTCGCTCGGCAGCACGCCGATTACCAGGAACTGTGGGCTCCCGGTCGCGACGTGCCGCCGCCGATCGACCCGCAGCAGTTGCGAAAACCGCGCGAGGCCGCGCGGCCCGTCAATCCGGAATTCCTGGACTGGGCGGCGAGCGTTCCGCCGGCGGGTATGGATCCTGTCCGGCATTCGCCGCAGATGCCTCAGCGCGAGCCGCCGCTGCACGACGACATGAGCTGGGCAGCCGGTCCGGTCGCCACGCCAAAACCGCCGGTCGACGTGCTGCACGCGATGCCGACGCCGCGCCGACCATCGGTATGGGCCGACGACGAAGCGGCTGTCCCGCCACCGCCGGCTCCCTCACCGGCAGGGCATATGGGAGCGCCGCGGCCGCAACTGGCCGAGCCGACACCGGCCACGGCCGCGCCGATCGGCAACCCCGAATTTGCGCGCCTGGTTGCACGTGCTGCCGGGCTGCCCGACGGTTTCTTTGCCGACAAGACCGAAGCCGAACTCGCGGAACAGCTTGGCGTCATCCTGCGCATGACGGTGGAAAACCTGATGGCCCTGCTGCAGGCGCGGACCCAGGCCAAGCAGCTGACGCGCAGCACCAGCCAAACCACCATCCAGGCCATCGAGAACAATCCGCTGAAATTCTCGCCGACCGCGGAAGACGCGATGCGTATCCTGTTCGGGCCGCCGACGCGCAGTTACCTCGATGCGCCGCATGCCTTCGCCCAGGGCTTCAAGGACCTCAAATCCCACCAATTGAAGACCTATGCGGCAATGCAGCATGCCGTCCGGGGACTGATCGCCAGTATCGATCCGACGCTGATGGCGCGCGAGCTCGAGCTTCAGCGCGGCGCAAGGTCCTTGTTTGGCTCGAACAAGAGCAAGCTCTGGGATGAATTTTTGACGCGCTGGAACGCGCATCTCGGTCGCGACGAAAGCGCGCCGATCGATACCTTCATGCTGCATTTCTCCGAATATTACGACCGCACAGACAAATCGGGGTCAAAGTGA
- the tssK gene encoding type VI secretion system baseplate subunit TssK encodes MSWYSKVFWSEGLFLRPHHLQQNDRYLEHLLEKRVRYTTPYPWGFAQLEIDNDLTQQSKFAVRSATGVMPDGTPFDIPADSPIPEAIEVPDSAAGQIVWLMMPVAAPNTREVDEDRTDSASRYVRTAETFIDSTSALRIEEEIDIVYPRLSFELRKTSKPGYMGLGIARILEVRDKNILFDDKFVPPMLVCAAHPVVDGWLNRIIGWVETKLDELARYAVDPSSGGGLQSVDYLVLQVLNRTIPVLTHFKRSGSVHPERLYEELLRFAGELATFATTERRARDYPVYDHDNLEYVFTPLVRDIQDFLSARLGRRAIRLEIIERAQNAFVSPIRDRALFRNATLVLEVAARRPLVEIQNEFPHLFKVGPNTKMTEIVHANLPGLTLVHLPTPPPHIRAITDHVYFYLDRKSPLWPEFSTAASIGMHFSGDWPELELYLWAILEERP; translated from the coding sequence ATGTCCTGGTACAGCAAAGTTTTCTGGTCGGAAGGTCTGTTCCTGCGGCCGCATCATCTGCAGCAGAACGATCGCTATCTCGAGCATCTGCTGGAAAAGCGCGTTCGTTACACGACACCGTACCCCTGGGGCTTCGCCCAGCTCGAGATCGACAACGATCTTACTCAGCAGAGCAAGTTCGCCGTGCGCAGTGCGACCGGCGTCATGCCGGACGGAACGCCGTTCGATATTCCTGCCGACAGTCCGATCCCGGAAGCCATCGAAGTGCCGGATTCGGCCGCTGGCCAGATCGTCTGGCTGATGATGCCGGTCGCGGCGCCCAATACGCGGGAGGTGGATGAGGATCGCACCGACAGCGCAAGTCGCTACGTTCGGACTGCCGAGACGTTTATCGATTCAACCTCGGCGCTGCGCATCGAGGAAGAGATCGACATTGTCTATCCGCGGCTCTCGTTCGAGCTGCGCAAGACGAGCAAGCCGGGATACATGGGGCTCGGCATCGCTCGCATCCTCGAAGTGCGCGACAAGAATATCCTGTTCGACGACAAATTTGTGCCGCCGATGCTGGTCTGCGCCGCGCATCCGGTTGTCGATGGCTGGCTCAATCGAATCATCGGCTGGGTTGAGACCAAGCTCGACGAGCTGGCGCGCTACGCAGTCGATCCTTCGTCCGGCGGCGGCTTGCAAAGCGTCGATTATCTGGTGCTGCAGGTGCTGAACCGGACCATTCCGGTGCTGACTCATTTCAAGCGGTCCGGCAGCGTACATCCCGAGCGGTTGTACGAGGAACTGTTGAGGTTTGCCGGTGAGCTTGCGACCTTCGCGACCACCGAACGGCGCGCACGGGACTACCCGGTATATGATCACGACAACCTCGAATACGTCTTCACGCCCCTGGTGCGCGACATCCAGGATTTCCTGAGCGCGCGGTTGGGCAGGCGGGCGATCCGTCTGGAGATCATCGAACGTGCCCAGAACGCATTTGTATCGCCGATCCGCGATCGCGCGCTGTTCCGGAATGCGACGCTGGTGCTTGAGGTCGCCGCGCGGCGGCCGCTCGTGGAGATTCAGAATGAATTCCCGCACCTGTTCAAGGTCGGGCCCAACACGAAAATGACCGAGATTGTGCACGCAAACCTGCCGGGTTTGACCCTGGTGCATCTGCCGACGCCGCCACCGCACATCCGGGCCATCACAGACCACGTCTATTTCTATCTCGATCGCAAGTCGCCGCTGTGGCCCGAGTTCAGCACAGCGGCGTCGATCGGGATGCATTTTTCCGGCGACTGGCCGGAGCTTGAGTTGTACCTTTGGGCCATCCTGGAAGAGCGGCCATGA
- the tssL gene encoding type VI secretion system protein TssL, long form encodes MRVDDLVAPNANPVMRAGGPLLQLLGRLRVALMRASFASLMEQVADAIKFFEKDIRSAGISEHQANTAKYILCATADDIVQHIPTDDRHVWAQYSMLSRFFGERVGGVRFFEILDHLKTDPLVNYPVLELQHACLALGFQGIHRTSPGGLANLQVIQRNLYETLRRVRPKPTNDLSPHWRGQALAGRRKHLRIPVWLVAAVVAALLTGSYFVLRTLLAGRAENAAQVALALHPGDPIELKRRVVAPPPPPPPPPPPDRITQLQRIRNALAQEKTACAMTADQTASFIVIRVCDLALFASGQATILDGFKPIAARVAATLDKEPGRIRVVGHTDSSPIRTVRFPSNFELSVERAKAVAAALKPSLADGSRIDVDGKGSDSPIASNSTPEGRAKNRRVEIFIERSE; translated from the coding sequence TTGCGTGTCGACGATCTGGTTGCACCAAACGCCAATCCGGTGATGCGCGCCGGTGGCCCTTTGCTGCAATTGCTTGGCCGGCTGCGCGTCGCGCTGATGCGGGCGTCATTCGCGAGCCTGATGGAGCAGGTCGCCGACGCCATCAAGTTCTTCGAGAAGGATATCCGCTCGGCCGGCATTTCCGAGCACCAGGCCAATACCGCGAAGTATATCCTGTGCGCTACCGCCGACGATATTGTGCAGCACATACCGACCGACGATCGACACGTTTGGGCCCAATACTCGATGCTCAGCCGGTTCTTCGGCGAGCGCGTGGGCGGCGTACGCTTCTTCGAGATTCTCGACCATTTGAAGACCGATCCGCTCGTCAACTATCCAGTGCTCGAGCTTCAGCACGCCTGCCTTGCGCTCGGATTCCAGGGCATTCACCGGACGTCGCCGGGCGGGCTTGCGAACCTCCAGGTGATCCAGCGCAACCTCTATGAAACGCTGCGCCGGGTTCGGCCCAAGCCGACCAACGATTTGTCGCCGCACTGGCGCGGCCAGGCCTTGGCCGGTCGGCGGAAGCACTTGCGTATCCCCGTTTGGCTGGTGGCGGCCGTGGTCGCCGCGCTGCTGACCGGATCCTATTTCGTTCTGCGGACGTTGCTGGCTGGCCGTGCAGAGAATGCTGCGCAAGTTGCGCTGGCACTGCATCCCGGCGATCCGATCGAGCTCAAGCGCCGCGTCGTTGCGCCGCCGCCACCACCGCCTCCGCCGCCACCCCCGGACCGCATCACGCAGCTGCAGCGCATTCGCAACGCACTTGCACAGGAGAAGACGGCCTGCGCCATGACCGCGGATCAGACGGCGAGCTTCATCGTGATCAGGGTCTGCGATCTCGCATTGTTTGCCTCGGGCCAGGCAACCATCCTGGATGGTTTCAAGCCGATCGCGGCCCGCGTTGCGGCGACGCTCGACAAGGAGCCGGGCCGAATCCGGGTGGTTGGCCATACCGACAGCTCGCCGATCCGCACCGTGCGTTTCCCCTCGAACTTCGAACTGTCGGTCGAGCGCGCCAAGGCGGTTGCCGCCGCGCTGAAGCCCAGCCTGGCCGATGGTTCGCGCATCGATGTCGACGGCAAGGGATCTGATTCACCGATTGCCAGCAATTCGACGCCCGAGGGGCGTGCCAAGAACCGTCGGGTCGAAATCTTCATCGAACGCAGCGAATAG
- the tssM gene encoding type VI secretion system membrane subunit TssM, with protein sequence MLAKDILRIVLYGVGFSSLGAVIYLAGPFVAFGDWHPLENHIVRQIAILLLGAAAAGITGLHFFKRRKNAKEIADGVSGADQAVSDEPVLKERMKDALATLKTASGNKSGYLYDLPWYVIIGPPGAGKTTALVNSGLKFPLARGATPAAIAGVGGTRYCDWWFTEEAVLIDTAGRYTTQDSNSKADKESWLSFLDILKKNRSRQPINGVLVAISLEDVLTLPKQELALHADAIRMRLLELHQRLKVSFPVYALFTKADLVAGFTEYFAYLSEAGRRQVWGATFQTADKTQNLVGQVPVEFDRLLERLSEETLDRLQDEPTPQHRVQLFGFPAQMARLKPQIHDFLNQIFEPTRYHVNANLRGFYFTSGTQQGTPIDQLIGSLARTFGAEEVGAGSYSGTGKSYFLADLISKVIIGEADWVSTDRAAVRRALILKTAALSVIGLVAIGLIGAWLTSYKRNSELIEQSLQADNEYAAAGAPLIKQTLIADHDLDKVLPLLYRLRNAPAGYASRNEPVALSARYGLSQHARLLSPAKAAYHTALERMFRPRLLYRLEEQLNARINEPAFVYEALKVYLMLGGLQSPDRELIRSWMQRDWADNLYPGATNAEGRRLLDENLVAMFDLETEQPPLVELDGRLIKQAQNSLARLSVSQRAYEFLKSEARGSTAGDWIASRRGGPDVAVVFETTNGQPLDNVRVPEFFTYNGFNQKFIARLPGLSERMKRERWVLGDAGQQSAIDQQYDNLAGDLLSIYSNEFVTTWRTALGSLRLKKLLADKPKYEVLRALSAPTSPMRQILESVRDETMLTKERPKPASAGTPAAPPAVTTPALFNNAQDGTPGAAIESQFKPYHAVLEGESTRRPIDSTIANLNDIAQNLTLMVENPQLTAQATAGLQTQVAALRNNASRMPPPFSDMLRAAAAEFEGSIAASTAGQILQSLRDQVTPVCQQTVTNRYPFVRGSGQEVPLADFAKLFSPNGIMDKFFTQFLAPYADTSRSEWVWRKESPVGRSFSPDTLKQFQNAAYIRDAFFQTGGGVPAVSFAIRPPAAAGPGITVKTEIGGTTITSPTTPGPAPTPSMFGAPQAAPPPPPQSNSPTTVLWPGPSPRTAISVSNETGSPSVLERIGPWSLFRMLEAGSLVAKAESASATFIVAGRELNYQISTGSLRNPLNLSVLREFRCPTGI encoded by the coding sequence ATGCTCGCCAAGGACATTCTACGCATCGTTCTCTATGGAGTCGGGTTCAGCTCGCTTGGGGCGGTGATCTACCTTGCCGGTCCCTTCGTTGCTTTCGGCGACTGGCATCCGTTGGAAAATCACATCGTTCGCCAGATCGCGATCCTGCTGCTCGGCGCCGCGGCCGCAGGCATCACCGGCCTTCATTTCTTCAAGCGACGCAAGAATGCCAAAGAGATCGCCGACGGCGTCAGCGGTGCGGACCAGGCTGTCAGCGACGAGCCGGTGCTCAAGGAGCGCATGAAGGATGCGCTCGCGACACTCAAGACCGCGAGCGGCAACAAGTCCGGTTATCTCTACGATCTGCCCTGGTACGTCATCATCGGCCCGCCCGGTGCGGGAAAGACCACCGCGCTGGTCAATTCGGGGCTCAAGTTTCCGCTCGCGCGCGGGGCGACGCCGGCGGCGATCGCCGGGGTCGGCGGGACTCGCTACTGTGATTGGTGGTTTACCGAGGAGGCGGTGCTGATCGATACCGCCGGTCGCTACACAACCCAGGATTCAAACAGCAAGGCCGACAAGGAAAGCTGGCTGTCCTTTCTGGACATCCTGAAAAAGAATCGGTCGCGCCAGCCGATCAACGGCGTTCTCGTCGCGATCAGTCTGGAGGACGTGCTGACGCTGCCGAAGCAGGAACTCGCGCTTCATGCCGATGCCATCAGGATGCGGCTCCTCGAGCTGCATCAAAGGCTGAAAGTGAGCTTCCCGGTCTACGCGCTGTTCACCAAGGCCGATCTGGTTGCCGGTTTCACCGAATATTTTGCCTATCTTAGCGAGGCCGGCCGGCGCCAGGTCTGGGGCGCCACGTTCCAGACCGCCGACAAGACCCAGAATCTGGTGGGACAGGTCCCGGTCGAGTTCGATCGCCTGCTGGAACGTCTGAGCGAGGAAACGCTCGATCGTCTGCAGGACGAGCCGACGCCGCAGCACCGGGTGCAGTTGTTCGGCTTTCCGGCGCAGATGGCGCGGCTCAAGCCGCAAATCCACGATTTCCTCAACCAGATTTTCGAGCCGACGCGGTATCACGTGAACGCCAATCTGCGTGGGTTCTATTTCACGTCGGGCACCCAGCAGGGTACGCCGATCGATCAATTGATCGGATCGTTGGCGCGCACGTTCGGCGCGGAGGAGGTCGGCGCCGGATCGTACTCCGGAACCGGCAAGAGCTATTTCCTCGCCGATTTGATTTCGAAGGTCATCATCGGCGAGGCCGACTGGGTCTCGACCGATCGTGCTGCGGTTCGCCGCGCTCTGATCCTCAAGACCGCGGCGCTGTCGGTGATCGGTTTGGTGGCGATCGGGCTGATCGGTGCGTGGCTGACCAGCTACAAGCGCAACTCCGAGCTGATTGAGCAGAGCCTGCAGGCGGACAACGAGTATGCGGCCGCCGGCGCGCCGCTCATCAAGCAAACGCTGATTGCCGATCACGATCTCGACAAGGTGCTGCCGCTGCTCTATCGGCTGCGGAATGCCCCGGCCGGCTATGCCTCGCGGAATGAGCCGGTAGCACTTTCGGCGCGCTACGGGCTCAGTCAGCACGCGCGCCTGTTGTCGCCCGCGAAGGCGGCCTATCACACCGCGCTTGAGCGCATGTTCAGGCCTCGCTTGCTGTACCGCCTGGAAGAGCAGCTCAATGCGCGCATCAACGAGCCTGCCTTCGTCTATGAGGCGCTGAAGGTCTACCTGATGCTCGGCGGCCTGCAATCCCCGGACCGCGAGCTCATCCGTTCCTGGATGCAGCGCGACTGGGCGGACAACCTCTATCCCGGCGCGACCAACGCGGAAGGGCGGCGTCTGCTCGATGAAAATCTCGTCGCCATGTTCGACCTCGAAACCGAACAGCCGCCGCTGGTCGAGCTTGACGGCCGGCTGATCAAGCAGGCCCAGAATTCATTGGCGCGCCTCAGCGTGTCGCAACGCGCCTACGAGTTCCTGAAGTCGGAGGCTCGTGGATCGACCGCCGGCGACTGGATCGCCAGCCGCCGAGGCGGTCCGGACGTGGCAGTTGTCTTCGAAACCACAAATGGGCAGCCCTTGGACAATGTGCGGGTGCCCGAGTTCTTCACCTACAACGGCTTCAATCAGAAGTTCATCGCTCGACTGCCCGGATTGTCGGAGCGCATGAAGCGCGAGCGCTGGGTCTTGGGTGACGCCGGCCAGCAGTCGGCAATCGACCAGCAGTATGACAACCTGGCTGGCGATCTGCTCAGCATCTACTCCAATGAGTTCGTGACGACGTGGCGGACTGCGCTCGGCAGTCTGCGTCTGAAGAAATTGCTCGCGGACAAGCCGAAATACGAAGTGCTGAGAGCGCTCTCGGCACCGACCTCGCCGATGCGGCAAATCCTGGAGTCGGTGCGCGATGAGACGATGCTGACCAAGGAACGCCCGAAGCCGGCGAGCGCCGGCACGCCAGCCGCGCCGCCCGCGGTGACCACGCCAGCGCTGTTCAACAATGCCCAGGATGGTACGCCTGGCGCGGCGATCGAGTCGCAGTTCAAACCCTACCATGCAGTCCTTGAAGGGGAGAGCACCCGCCGGCCGATCGACTCGACGATCGCAAACCTGAACGACATCGCGCAGAATCTGACGCTGATGGTCGAGAATCCGCAACTGACGGCGCAAGCAACGGCGGGGCTTCAGACCCAGGTTGCAGCGCTGCGCAACAATGCCTCGCGTATGCCGCCACCATTTTCCGATATGCTGCGGGCGGCGGCCGCGGAGTTCGAAGGCAGCATCGCCGCCTCCACGGCCGGTCAGATCCTGCAGTCGTTGCGCGATCAGGTCACGCCGGTCTGTCAGCAGACGGTGACCAACCGCTATCCGTTCGTGCGGGGCAGTGGTCAGGAAGTCCCCCTTGCGGATTTCGCCAAGCTGTTCAGCCCGAACGGCATCATGGACAAGTTCTTCACTCAATTCCTGGCGCCTTATGCGGATACGTCGCGGTCCGAATGGGTCTGGCGGAAGGAGAGCCCCGTCGGCCGATCGTTCTCGCCCGACACATTGAAGCAGTTCCAGAACGCCGCCTATATCCGCGATGCCTTCTTCCAAACTGGCGGTGGTGTGCCGGCGGTGTCCTTTGCAATTCGGCCGCCGGCTGCGGCCGGACCGGGCATCACAGTCAAGACCGAGATCGGCGGCACGACGATCACGAGTCCAACCACACCAGGACCAGCCCCAACTCCCTCCATGTTTGGTGCGCCGCAAGCCGCTCCTCCGCCGCCGCCGCAGAGTAATTCACCGACAACGGTGCTCTGGCCCGGTCCGTCGCCGCGGACGGCAATTTCGGTCAGTAACGAGACCGGCTCGCCATCCGTGCTCGAGCGCATCGGCCCCTGGTCATTGTTCCGAATGCTGGAGGCCGGCTCGCTGGTCGCCAAGGCGGAATCCGCCAGCGCAACTTTCATTGTTGCCGGACGTGAGCTCAACTATCAGATTTCGACCGGATCGTTGCGCAATCCACTCAACCTGTCAGTGCTCCGCGAGTTTCGTTGCCCGACCGGAATATGA
- the tagF gene encoding type VI secretion system-associated protein TagF, translating to MTMRCGLFGKIGAKRDFIAIATPRNFLEVWEPWVQAAISASRHQLGAGWQEAFLTAPIWRFWLGAAICGTTVAGAIMPSLDGVGRYYPLTLHAVPDGDAALPPPHIDPQDEWYGQVETFLLSTLDRAATFEQISDALDRLALPRLRTPGTDGPPVVPLGDATLGMVSTVDGFAESFGTLCGANPQVYAAASFWWTAGGEGFSPIALCCRGLPDPFRYSTLLTGDVGREVSGTG from the coding sequence ATGACCATGCGATGCGGCTTATTCGGCAAGATCGGCGCGAAGCGTGATTTCATCGCGATCGCGACGCCGCGTAACTTCCTGGAAGTCTGGGAGCCGTGGGTGCAAGCTGCCATCTCCGCGAGCCGCCATCAACTCGGCGCCGGCTGGCAGGAAGCATTCCTGACTGCGCCGATTTGGCGATTCTGGCTTGGCGCCGCGATCTGCGGCACCACCGTCGCAGGAGCGATCATGCCCTCGCTTGACGGTGTGGGGCGATACTATCCGTTGACGCTGCATGCGGTGCCGGATGGTGACGCCGCGCTGCCGCCGCCGCACATCGACCCGCAGGACGAGTGGTATGGGCAAGTGGAGACGTTTCTGCTCTCGACCCTGGACCGGGCTGCGACGTTCGAGCAGATCTCCGATGCACTGGATCGTCTCGCGCTTCCGCGTCTGCGGACGCCGGGGACTGATGGACCGCCGGTCGTGCCGCTGGGCGACGCGACGCTGGGAATGGTTTCGACGGTCGATGGGTTTGCCGAGTCGTTCGGCACGCTCTGCGGCGCCAACCCTCAAGTCTATGCCGCGGCTAGCTTCTGGTGGACCGCCGGAGGCGAAGGGTTCTCGCCGATCGCACTTTGTTGCCGCGGATTGCCGGATCCGTTTCGCTATTCCACGTTGCTGACCGGCGACGTTGGCCGCGAAGTATCCGGGACGGGATGA
- a CDS encoding PP2C family protein-serine/threonine phosphatase: MAHVPSLFDVGSVTHAGRVRARNEDSYLVRTDVGLWAVADGMGGHEAGDLASRIVVESLDAIGAPDSAADLLAQCEARLFSANQQILALSHERQGAIVGTTTAVLLVRDGHYACIWAGDSRVYLINRHGITQVSHDHSELEELIADGALSREEVQDWPSNAITRAVGVVADPELEVVTGPAEPEDIFVICSDGLTRHVRDDEIEQHAATRLAQTACDDMLALALDRGGLDNVTIVIVRLLAPRSSEPTRTPLDPEPRP; this comes from the coding sequence ATGGCACACGTCCCCTCCTTGTTCGATGTCGGTAGCGTCACTCACGCCGGACGGGTGCGGGCCCGGAATGAGGATTCATACCTGGTAAGAACCGACGTCGGCCTGTGGGCCGTCGCCGACGGTATGGGCGGCCACGAGGCGGGCGATCTTGCCAGCCGCATCGTGGTGGAGTCGCTTGATGCGATCGGCGCGCCGGACTCCGCGGCGGACCTGTTGGCGCAATGCGAGGCGCGTCTGTTCAGCGCCAACCAGCAGATCCTGGCACTCAGCCATGAAAGGCAGGGTGCCATTGTCGGGACCACAACGGCAGTCCTGCTGGTACGCGACGGCCATTATGCCTGCATCTGGGCGGGTGACAGCCGGGTGTACCTGATCAACCGCCACGGCATCACACAGGTGTCGCACGATCATAGCGAGTTGGAGGAACTGATCGCCGATGGCGCGCTATCGCGCGAAGAGGTCCAGGACTGGCCGAGCAATGCCATCACCCGGGCTGTTGGTGTCGTCGCCGATCCCGAGCTCGAGGTGGTGACCGGTCCGGCCGAGCCGGAAGACATCTTCGTGATTTGCAGCGACGGCTTGACCCGACACGTGCGGGACGACGAGATCGAGCAGCACGCGGCCACTCGCCTTGCCCAGACAGCCTGCGACGACATGCTCGCGCTCGCGCTTGATCGCGGCGGGCTCGACAACGTCACGATCGTGATCGTGCGGTTGCTCGCGCCACGATCCTCGGAGCCCACGAGGACGCCGCTCGATCCGGAGCCGCGACCATGA